Proteins co-encoded in one Microbacterium hydrocarbonoxydans genomic window:
- a CDS encoding dihydrofolate reductase family protein, with protein sequence MAGRILIDLFTTLDGVAQGPGGTDEDTSGGFRFSGWQAGYPSSGMGEGVSVGMRNLDALLLGRRTYDIFAAYWPQHTDGSSGEIGRLFDRVPKYVATRDADLELPWKGSVRVGGDLELEIADLRRMHDEVHVIGSIDLVHSLLAEGLFDELNLWVYPILLGTGKKVFDDRALPSVLTLLEPPVADDSGVTLLRYGRTDRVPEVGTFED encoded by the coding sequence ATGGCCGGACGCATTCTGATCGACCTCTTCACGACCCTCGACGGAGTCGCGCAGGGGCCGGGTGGCACCGACGAGGACACCTCCGGGGGCTTCCGCTTCAGCGGCTGGCAGGCCGGGTACCCGTCGTCTGGCATGGGAGAGGGCGTTTCTGTCGGCATGCGCAACCTCGACGCGCTGCTGCTCGGTCGCCGCACGTACGACATCTTCGCCGCCTACTGGCCGCAGCACACCGACGGCTCGTCGGGCGAGATCGGCAGACTCTTCGACCGGGTTCCGAAGTATGTGGCGACGCGGGATGCCGACCTCGAGCTGCCGTGGAAGGGCAGCGTGCGAGTCGGAGGCGATCTCGAGCTGGAGATCGCCGATCTTCGGCGGATGCACGATGAGGTGCACGTGATCGGCAGCATCGACCTCGTGCACTCGCTGCTGGCCGAGGGTCTGTTCGATGAGCTGAATCTGTGGGTCTATCCGATTCTGCTCGGCACAGGCAAGAAGGTGTTCGACGATCGCGCTCTCCCATCGGTGCTCACGCTTCTCGAGCCTCCCGTGGCCGATGACAGCGGCGTGACGCTGCTGCGTTACGGTCGCACCGATCGGGTGCCCGAGGTCGGCACTTTCGAGGACTGA
- a CDS encoding RHS repeat-associated core domain-containing protein encodes MSGAAMGGLEPFWHEYTYDTKTGNRSGLVKRSTLGAVSTAAYTYPVAGGDRPHSVNTVTGPAGTGPGSYAYDAAGNLTGRPGQTITFNDVGKVSKVVTGAVTQDNVYNVDGRLLLSKSTKEGASLFVGDAVLSQAPGSSVVSGVRTYSGAEGKPIAEKSAKTGTTGTTLTWLFSNLEGTVDVQTVANAVGTTTRTLRDPYGAPIGGSNGVWPGGTGYMNKPVTASTGLTTVGARTYDPVIGKFLSVDPVIDTNLPQQNTGYTYSGNNPTTYMDPTGLRLDQGCGWGVNCTKTYAAPPSYASTSKLGARLIDKGQRTMNSVPIRNPFTVTPRQVQSDLETWGRGYAQKNLGEILKSQQGAFAWAWMNGTSPNRVTFGPQSMITQGLMDSPQVGLYRNGVLAALRSGANIKAGAYTAGAPGLDNSNFIRDMAAMADWSNASNVDRSLAVVGSFAMQANVVTNQSDGSMVLQFTITNEMTLGSAIGPSQQWRELLNSLPGSSGPMSNVAQTYQWTESIP; translated from the coding sequence ATGTCAGGGGCGGCGATGGGCGGTCTAGAGCCGTTCTGGCACGAGTACACGTACGACACGAAGACCGGAAATCGTAGCGGACTGGTGAAGCGGTCGACGTTGGGGGCGGTCTCGACGGCGGCATACACGTATCCCGTCGCGGGCGGAGATCGCCCGCACTCGGTGAACACGGTGACGGGTCCTGCGGGCACGGGGCCGGGTTCCTACGCCTATGACGCGGCGGGGAATCTGACGGGTCGTCCGGGGCAGACGATCACGTTCAACGATGTCGGCAAGGTGTCGAAGGTCGTTACTGGGGCCGTGACGCAGGACAACGTTTACAACGTCGATGGCAGGCTGCTTTTGAGTAAGAGCACGAAGGAGGGTGCGTCACTGTTCGTGGGTGACGCGGTGTTGTCGCAGGCGCCGGGTTCTTCGGTGGTGTCGGGTGTGCGGACGTATTCTGGGGCGGAGGGTAAGCCGATTGCGGAGAAGTCGGCGAAGACCGGGACCACGGGGACGACGTTGACGTGGTTGTTCTCGAATCTGGAGGGGACGGTGGACGTGCAGACTGTCGCGAATGCCGTCGGGACGACGACTCGGACGTTGCGTGATCCGTATGGTGCCCCGATCGGGGGGTCGAACGGTGTGTGGCCTGGTGGTACCGGGTACATGAACAAGCCCGTCACCGCGTCAACGGGGCTGACGACGGTCGGCGCCCGCACGTATGACCCGGTGATCGGGAAGTTCTTGTCTGTGGATCCGGTGATCGACACGAACCTGCCGCAGCAGAACACGGGGTATACGTACTCGGGCAACAACCCGACCACGTACATGGACCCCACCGGGCTGCGGCTCGACCAGGGATGCGGGTGGGGCGTCAATTGCACCAAGACATATGCGGCGCCTCCGTCCTATGCCAGCACTAGTAAGCTTGGAGCCCGCCTGATTGATAAGGGTCAGAGGACGATGAATAGCGTACCGATCCGGAATCCGTTCACGGTGACTCCGCGCCAGGTGCAATCCGACCTCGAGACCTGGGGGAGGGGGTACGCTCAGAAAAATCTGGGGGAAATCCTCAAGAGCCAACAGGGTGCCTTTGCTTGGGCGTGGATGAACGGAACGTCTCCGAATCGTGTCACATTTGGTCCGCAGTCAATGATTACGCAAGGGCTGATGGATAGCCCTCAGGTTGGTTTATACCGTAATGGCGTTCTCGCGGCGCTTCGGTCTGGCGCAAATATTAAGGCTGGTGCGTACACGGCGGGAGCGCCGGGACTCGATAATTCGAACTTCATTCGCGATATGGCTGCAATGGCCGACTGGTCTAATGCCTCCAATGTCGATCGATCTCTTGCAGTTGTTGGATCGTTCGCTATGCAAGCCAACGTCGTCACCAATCAAAGTGACGGATCCATGGTTCTGCAATTCACGATCACGAACGAGATGACCCTCGGATCCGCTATCGGACCGAGTCAGCAATGGAGAGAGCTGTTGAATAGTCTCCCTGGAAGTTCTGGCCCAATGTCAAATGTCGCGCAGACATATCAATGGACGGAGTCGATCCCATGA
- a CDS encoding RHS repeat-associated core domain-containing protein: MQTVANAVGTTTRTLRDPYGAPIGGSNGVWPGGTGYMNKPVTASTGLTTVGARTYDPVIGKFLSVDPVIDTNLPQQNTGYTYSGNNPTTYMDPTGLRLDQGCGWGVNCTKSVNNPGAKKTNQAPFVNSARLGEFTHQQYTTWTSSKTNKNLIRVAQANNAAFRGIINDALAYRRGLGSGVIGLMIDVPWHQAEASAAFTLYEKFQTNGEWDAKVGVLKAYGLDGNDYPAPSDGTSVRVDVYGNVIYGAMLASYGVPEGVAIQAANAPGEDVGINGDSSDDAAVSVGYEMFKRYPDGLTSAQYYDFIVNHCGEIACE, from the coding sequence GTGCAGACTGTCGCGAATGCCGTCGGGACGACGACTCGGACGTTGCGTGATCCGTATGGTGCCCCGATCGGGGGGTCGAACGGTGTGTGGCCTGGTGGTACCGGGTACATGAACAAGCCCGTCACCGCGTCAACGGGGCTGACGACGGTCGGCGCCCGCACGTATGACCCGGTGATCGGGAAGTTCTTGTCTGTGGATCCGGTGATCGACACGAACCTGCCGCAGCAGAACACGGGGTATACGTACTCGGGCAACAACCCGACCACGTACATGGACCCCACCGGGCTGCGGCTCGACCAGGGATGCGGGTGGGGCGTCAATTGCACCAAGAGCGTCAATAATCCGGGAGCAAAGAAGACTAATCAGGCCCCTTTTGTCAACTCTGCGCGTTTGGGTGAATTCACCCACCAACAGTACACCACCTGGACCTCGTCCAAAACCAATAAGAATCTGATTAGAGTCGCCCAGGCAAATAACGCGGCATTTCGAGGAATTATCAATGACGCACTCGCGTATCGGAGGGGGCTTGGTTCGGGAGTGATTGGCTTGATGATTGACGTCCCGTGGCATCAAGCGGAGGCTTCTGCGGCGTTTACTCTCTATGAAAAGTTTCAAACGAATGGCGAATGGGATGCAAAGGTCGGGGTGCTTAAGGCGTATGGCTTAGACGGGAATGACTATCCAGCTCCCTCCGACGGCACGAGCGTGCGTGTGGACGTGTATGGAAACGTGATCTATGGAGCGATGCTTGCAAGTTACGGAGTTCCAGAGGGAGTTGCGATACAAGCGGCAAACGCGCCCGGAGAGGATGTCGGGATCAACGGTGACTCAAGCGACGATGCTGCTGTCAGTGTGGGTTACGAAATGTTCAAAAGGTATCCCGACGGTCTGACGAGCGCACAGTATTACGACTTCATTGTGAACCATTGTGGAGAGATTGCGTGCGAATGA
- a CDS encoding RHS repeat-associated core domain-containing protein produces MYNVDGSLLLRKSSKEGASLFVGDTVLSQAPGSSVVSGVRTYSGAEGKPIAEKSAKTGTTGTTLTWLFSNLEGTVDVQTVANAVGTTTRVLRDPYGAPIGSSGVWSSGTGYMNKPVTASTGLTTVGARTYDPVLGKFLSVDPVIDTNLPQQNTGYTYSGNNPTTYMDPTGLRMTGRCGPWGLTCNMPKAHGKTFARSTVTWTHTPTPTVTNKPQATPKPPTLISTLTPKAPAKSWVPKAQPA; encoded by the coding sequence GTGTACAACGTCGATGGCAGTCTTCTTCTGCGTAAGAGTTCGAAGGAGGGTGCGTCGTTGTTCGTCGGTGACACGGTGTTGTCGCAGGCGCCGGGTTCTTCGGTGGTGTCGGGTGTGCGGACGTATTCTGGGGCGGAGGGTAAGCCGATTGCGGAGAAGTCGGCGAAGACCGGGACCACGGGGACGACGTTGACGTGGTTGTTCTCGAATCTGGAGGGGACGGTGGACGTGCAGACTGTCGCGAATGCCGTCGGGACGACGACTCGGGTGTTGCGTGATCCGTATGGTGCCCCGATCGGGTCGAGTGGTGTGTGGTCGAGCGGCACCGGGTACATGAATAAGCCCGTCACTGCGTCGACGGGGCTGACGACGGTCGGTGCGCGCACGTATGACCCGGTGTTGGGGAAGTTCTTGTCGGTGGATCCGGTGATCGACACGAACCTGCCGCAGCAGAACACGGGGTATACGTACTCGGGCAACAACCCAACGACGTATATGGACCCGACCGGGCTGCGAATGACGGGGCGATGCGGCCCGTGGGGTCTGACCTGCAACATGCCCAAGGCGCACGGGAAGACCTTTGCCCGATCGACCGTGACCTGGACTCATACGCCCACCCCCACCGTGACCAATAAGCCGCAGGCAACGCCCAAACCGCCGACCTTGATTAGCACCCTCACCCCGAAGGCGCCGGCCAAGAGCTGGGTTCCGAAGGCGCAACCTGCCTGA
- a CDS encoding HAD family hydrolase, translated as MTLRLIATDLDGTLLTSSSEVSARTRAALDEARSRGIHVVPVTARQPIGLRAIAGGAGFDEWALCSNGAYATHLTEGRMLFAEELPADTIRSLAEALGASIPGLLFASVREGGETFVAQHGYAEIADLSDHKRDPKTMGGVTLDQVVDAPSLKFVIRHPELAPAALFEVLRDLGLTGFEATLSGAPFVEVMAEGVTKASGLARLCQHLGLNRADVVAFGDALNDVEMLRWAGHGVAMAGAADVVQDAADETAASNDDDGVARVIERMLGIG; from the coding sequence ATGACCCTGCGCCTGATCGCGACCGATCTCGACGGCACCCTGTTGACCTCGTCATCCGAAGTGTCTGCGCGTACCCGCGCAGCGCTCGACGAGGCGCGGTCCCGCGGCATCCATGTCGTTCCGGTCACCGCCCGCCAGCCGATCGGGCTGCGAGCGATCGCCGGCGGCGCCGGGTTCGACGAGTGGGCTCTGTGCAGCAACGGAGCCTATGCGACGCACCTCACGGAAGGGCGGATGCTGTTCGCCGAAGAGCTGCCTGCAGACACGATCCGCTCACTCGCCGAGGCGCTCGGGGCAAGCATCCCCGGCCTGCTCTTCGCGAGCGTGCGCGAGGGCGGCGAGACGTTCGTCGCCCAGCACGGGTACGCCGAGATCGCCGATCTCTCAGACCACAAGCGCGACCCGAAGACCATGGGCGGCGTGACACTCGACCAGGTCGTCGACGCTCCCAGCCTGAAGTTCGTGATCCGGCATCCCGAGCTCGCCCCCGCAGCGCTCTTCGAGGTGCTGCGCGACCTTGGCCTCACCGGCTTCGAGGCGACGCTGTCGGGCGCGCCCTTCGTCGAGGTCATGGCCGAGGGCGTGACCAAGGCCTCGGGCCTTGCGCGGCTGTGCCAGCACCTCGGCCTCAACCGCGCTGACGTCGTGGCGTTCGGCGACGCCCTCAATGATGTCGAGATGCTGCGCTGGGCGGGCCACGGCGTCGCGATGGCCGGGGCGGCTGACGTCGTGCAGGATGCGGCAGACGAGACCGCCGCCTCGAACGACGACGACGGAGTGGCGCGGGTCATCGAGCGGATGCTCGGGATCGGCTGA
- a CDS encoding exodeoxyribonuclease III, which translates to MRLATWNVNSIRTRVTRTVEFAVREDIDVLAMQEIKCKPEQFPYGPFEEAGYHVEVHGLNQWNGVAIASRLPITDVRTAFDGMPGFAKGHEGPDAPLEARALGVLVDGVRVWSLYVPNGRSLGDPHYAYKLHWLEELKKATATELAANPDLPLALVGDFNIIPFDKDNGDPDIVEGVSTHVSPQERQAFFAFADAGVSDVVRPLIPEGFTYWDYQRLKFPRNEGVRIDFILGSKTLAEAVTGASIHRDERKGEQPSDHVPVVAEFELGGGVEDDDDLPMIFS; encoded by the coding sequence ATGCGCTTGGCCACCTGGAACGTCAACTCCATCCGCACTCGTGTCACCCGCACCGTCGAGTTCGCCGTGCGAGAAGACATCGACGTGCTGGCGATGCAGGAGATCAAGTGCAAACCCGAGCAGTTCCCGTATGGGCCGTTCGAAGAGGCCGGCTACCACGTCGAGGTGCACGGCCTCAATCAGTGGAACGGCGTCGCGATCGCGAGCCGCCTGCCGATCACCGATGTGCGCACTGCGTTCGACGGCATGCCCGGCTTCGCCAAGGGACATGAGGGGCCGGATGCTCCGCTCGAGGCGCGTGCGCTCGGAGTGCTGGTCGACGGCGTGCGGGTGTGGAGCCTGTACGTGCCGAACGGCCGCTCGCTCGGCGACCCGCACTACGCCTACAAGCTGCACTGGCTCGAAGAGCTCAAGAAGGCGACCGCGACAGAGCTCGCCGCCAACCCCGATCTGCCGCTCGCGCTGGTCGGAGACTTCAACATCATCCCGTTCGACAAGGACAATGGAGACCCCGACATCGTCGAGGGTGTCTCGACGCACGTCTCACCGCAGGAGCGCCAGGCGTTCTTCGCATTCGCCGACGCGGGAGTCAGCGACGTCGTGCGCCCGCTGATCCCCGAGGGCTTCACCTACTGGGACTACCAGCGCCTGAAGTTCCCGCGCAACGAGGGCGTGCGCATCGACTTCATCCTGGGGTCGAAGACGCTCGCGGAGGCGGTGACGGGCGCCTCGATCCACCGTGACGAGCGCAAGGGCGAACAGCCGAGCGACCACGTGCCGGTCGTTGCAGAGTTCGAGCTCGGCGGCGGCGTCGAAGACGACGACGACCTCCCGATGATCTTCTCCTGA
- the pyrE gene encoding orotate phosphoribosyltransferase: protein MTALDADRQTLLDLIKDEAVFHGDFTLSSGKKATYYVDMRKLTLDHRAAPAIGRIMLDLIGDLDVVAVGGLTLGADPIANSVLHASVAADKPLDAFVVRKEPKDHGRGRQIEGADVKGKRVVVLEDTSTTGQSALKAVEALRKEGAEIVAVAVIVDRKTGAQAAIEAEGLEWRAAFDLDDLGLDPQ from the coding sequence GTGACCGCACTCGACGCAGACCGCCAGACCCTCCTCGACCTGATCAAGGACGAGGCCGTGTTCCACGGAGACTTCACGCTCTCGAGCGGCAAGAAGGCGACGTACTACGTCGACATGCGCAAGCTCACGCTCGACCACCGCGCTGCCCCGGCGATCGGCCGCATCATGCTCGACCTGATCGGCGACCTCGACGTCGTGGCCGTCGGAGGCCTGACGCTCGGCGCCGACCCGATCGCCAACTCGGTGCTGCATGCCTCGGTCGCCGCCGACAAGCCGCTCGACGCGTTCGTGGTGCGCAAGGAGCCGAAGGACCACGGCCGCGGTCGCCAGATCGAGGGTGCAGACGTCAAGGGCAAGCGCGTCGTCGTGCTCGAAGACACCTCGACCACCGGGCAGTCCGCGCTCAAGGCCGTCGAGGCGCTGCGCAAGGAGGGTGCCGAGATCGTCGCCGTCGCCGTGATCGTCGACCGCAAGACGGGCGCGCAGGCCGCGATCGAAGCCGAGGGGCTCGAATGGCGCGCCGCCTTCGACCTCGACGACCTCGGGCTCGACCCCCAGTGA
- a CDS encoding ROK family protein, with translation MTRYALAVDVGGTKMEAALVSEKGTLVDGSRSRQATGREATLESLNLAVIAIVSHALAALPADAELVGAGAGSAGPIDRGAGAIMPVNMPLARGFGLAESVRSAASVALGREVPTVLGHDGGALALAESWLGATQDAGASLSIVVSTGVGGGFVVNGAYIPGATGNAGHLGQVRREGGLTLEEIASGPASAAWAQQQGWTGATGEDLARDAAAGDAVARAAIERSAKAVGEALADAATLVDLDMVAIGGGFSRVSADYIYLVQQALTASAAHEYSRRTRVVRSGLGDEGPLIGAAALVLR, from the coding sequence GTGACCCGCTACGCCCTGGCCGTCGACGTCGGCGGCACCAAGATGGAGGCCGCGCTCGTCAGCGAGAAGGGCACGCTGGTCGACGGCAGCCGTTCACGCCAGGCGACAGGCCGCGAAGCGACGCTCGAGTCGCTGAACCTCGCCGTCATCGCGATCGTGTCGCACGCCCTGGCCGCGTTGCCGGCGGATGCCGAGCTCGTCGGCGCGGGAGCCGGAAGTGCTGGCCCCATCGACCGCGGCGCCGGAGCGATCATGCCGGTGAACATGCCGCTCGCGCGCGGCTTCGGCCTCGCGGAGTCGGTGCGATCGGCGGCCTCTGTCGCGCTCGGGCGCGAGGTGCCGACGGTGCTCGGCCACGACGGCGGCGCGCTCGCACTGGCCGAGTCGTGGCTCGGTGCCACGCAGGATGCCGGTGCCTCGTTGTCGATCGTCGTCTCGACCGGCGTCGGCGGCGGTTTCGTCGTGAACGGCGCCTACATTCCCGGGGCCACCGGCAACGCCGGTCATCTCGGTCAGGTGCGCCGAGAGGGCGGACTCACCCTCGAGGAGATCGCCTCGGGGCCCGCGAGCGCCGCCTGGGCCCAGCAGCAGGGCTGGACCGGAGCCACAGGTGAAGACCTGGCAAGGGATGCGGCCGCTGGCGACGCCGTCGCGCGTGCGGCCATCGAACGGTCGGCGAAGGCCGTGGGCGAAGCGCTCGCAGACGCCGCGACCCTCGTCGACCTCGACATGGTCGCGATCGGCGGAGGATTCTCGAGGGTGTCGGCCGACTACATCTACCTCGTGCAGCAGGCGCTCACGGCCAGTGCCGCGCACGAGTACTCGCGACGTACCCGGGTCGTGCGCTCGGGACTCGGCGACGAGGGGCCGCTCATCGGCGCCGCGGCGCTCGTCCTGCGCTGA
- a CDS encoding apolipoprotein A1/A4/E family protein has protein sequence MFVSVEIITIVVSAVGLLLTLGGTMFAGFAWCIRRSDALRTDLVGVETSLGVRIDGVEQRLTTRIDGVEQRLTVRIDGVEEKLTARIDGVEEKLTARIDGVEEKLTARIDGVEEKLTARIDGVAADVTELKVAVARLEGPHRHLIVAGR, from the coding sequence ATGTTCGTGTCCGTCGAGATCATCACGATCGTCGTCAGCGCAGTCGGCCTCCTGCTGACTCTGGGCGGCACCATGTTCGCGGGCTTCGCCTGGTGCATTCGCAGATCCGACGCCCTCCGCACCGACCTCGTCGGCGTCGAGACGTCGCTCGGTGTGCGTATCGACGGAGTGGAACAAAGGCTCACCACACGAATCGACGGAGTGGAACAGAGGCTCACGGTACGCATCGACGGAGTCGAAGAGAAACTCACCGCACGCATCGACGGAGTCGAAGAGAAACTCACCGCACGCATCGACGGAGTCGAAGAGAAACTCACCGCACGCATCGACGGAGTCGAAGAGAAACTCACCGCACGCATCGACGGAGTCGCCGCCGACGTCACCGAGCTCAAGGTCGCGGTGGCCCGACTCGAAGGGCCGCATCGTCACCTGATCGTCGCGGGGCGCTGA
- a CDS encoding anhydro-N-acetylmuramic acid kinase: MRVLGLLSGTSHDGIDVTVVDFEESDGALRGTVLHEDSVPYAPELRARLVAALPPAPTTFAEVCELDTLIGQAFAEVAAAASDAVGGVDAVCTHGQTVFHWVADGHALGTLQIGQPAWIAERVGAPVISDVRIRDITAGGHGAPLVSFLDELLLRGRAGVSAAVNLGGIANVTVVGPDGLSAYDIGPANALVDAVVVAEGQNDRGYDTDAAIARTGTVDEVLLAELLADPYYALPAPKSTGKEHFHLDYVRAQVDRMRPGIAPADLIRTLTELTVRTVAHDIRAAGVRFLAVSGGGCHNPLIMQGLRDALPDIEVVLADGLGAPVDSKEAILFALIGWCTMHGIAAVTPGGTGAREARILGTITPGTGPLRMPEPVERVRSLTLG, translated from the coding sequence ATGCGCGTACTCGGACTGCTCTCGGGCACCTCACACGACGGCATCGACGTCACGGTCGTGGATTTCGAGGAGAGCGACGGCGCGCTGCGCGGCACGGTTCTGCATGAAGACAGCGTCCCGTACGCGCCAGAGCTCCGGGCGCGACTCGTCGCCGCGCTGCCTCCGGCACCCACGACGTTCGCCGAAGTCTGCGAGCTCGACACCCTGATCGGCCAGGCCTTCGCCGAGGTCGCCGCTGCGGCATCCGACGCGGTCGGGGGAGTGGATGCCGTGTGCACGCACGGTCAGACCGTCTTCCACTGGGTCGCCGACGGACACGCGCTCGGCACCCTGCAGATCGGGCAGCCGGCATGGATCGCCGAGCGGGTCGGAGCGCCGGTCATCTCTGACGTGCGCATCCGCGACATCACTGCGGGGGGCCACGGCGCCCCACTCGTATCGTTCCTCGACGAGCTGCTGCTGCGCGGTCGCGCGGGAGTCTCGGCGGCCGTCAACCTCGGCGGCATCGCGAACGTGACAGTGGTCGGTCCCGACGGCCTGTCGGCCTACGACATCGGGCCGGCGAATGCGCTGGTCGACGCGGTCGTCGTCGCCGAGGGGCAGAACGACCGAGGCTACGACACGGATGCCGCGATCGCTCGCACCGGCACCGTCGACGAGGTGCTGCTCGCAGAGCTGCTCGCCGACCCCTACTACGCACTTCCCGCGCCGAAGAGCACAGGCAAGGAGCACTTCCACCTCGATTACGTGCGTGCGCAAGTCGACCGCATGCGACCCGGCATCGCGCCGGCAGACCTGATCCGCACGCTGACCGAGCTCACGGTCCGCACCGTCGCACACGACATCCGCGCTGCCGGCGTCCGCTTCCTGGCCGTATCCGGCGGCGGATGCCACAACCCACTCATCATGCAGGGGCTGCGCGATGCGCTCCCCGACATCGAGGTCGTGCTCGCCGACGGGCTCGGTGCCCCGGTCGACAGCAAGGAGGCGATCCTGTTCGCCCTGATCGGGTGGTGCACGATGCACGGGATCGCGGCGGTGACTCCCGGTGGCACGGGAGCGCGGGAGGCGCGAATCCTCGGCACGATCACACCGGGCACGGGTCCGCTGCGGATGCCGGAGCCGGTCGAACGAGTGCGCAGCCTGACTCTCGGCTGA
- a CDS encoding YdeI/OmpD-associated family protein — MGALDEGERVVAADAAAWRVWLEEHHERTAGVWLLSVRGNRAGGVGYEDAVRQALCFGWIDGPVRTFDDQTVGQWFSPRRRGSGWAATNKARLVELEAAGHLAPAGIRVLEAAKADGSWTLLDGPEAGIEPSELTEALDAVPAARAHWDAFPRSVKKFGLTHIAMAKRAETRSARIAKIVADAAEGKRP; from the coding sequence GTGGGTGCACTCGACGAGGGCGAGCGGGTCGTCGCAGCGGATGCGGCCGCCTGGCGTGTCTGGCTCGAGGAGCATCATGAGCGCACCGCGGGAGTCTGGCTGCTGAGCGTTCGCGGCAACCGGGCCGGAGGTGTCGGATACGAGGATGCCGTGCGCCAGGCGCTCTGCTTCGGCTGGATCGACGGCCCGGTGCGCACCTTCGACGACCAGACGGTCGGGCAGTGGTTCTCGCCCCGACGACGCGGCAGCGGGTGGGCTGCGACCAACAAGGCCCGACTGGTCGAACTCGAGGCCGCCGGACACCTTGCTCCGGCCGGCATCCGCGTGCTCGAGGCCGCGAAGGCAGACGGATCCTGGACCCTGCTCGACGGCCCCGAAGCCGGGATCGAGCCGTCGGAACTGACAGAGGCGCTGGATGCCGTGCCCGCCGCGCGGGCCCACTGGGATGCGTTCCCGAGATCGGTCAAGAAGTTCGGCCTCACACACATCGCCATGGCGAAGCGAGCCGAGACGCGATCCGCCCGGATCGCCAAGATCGTGGCGGATGCCGCAGAGGGGAAGCGACCGTGA
- a CDS encoding HAD-IIA family hydrolase: MAHRDDIECWLTDMDGVLVHENDAIPGAAEMLAGWEQNEIPYLVLTNNSIFTARDLSARLRASGLVVPEERIWTSALATADFLAQQLPGGSAFVIGEAGILTALHEAGFIMTETNPDFVVVGETRNYSFEAITKAIRLIIKGARFIVTNPDATGPSADGVMPATGAIAALITKATGKEPYVVGKPNPMMFRSALNKIGAHSKKTGMIGDRMDTDIIAGIEAGLHTVLVMTGISDRAEVEKYPFRPDEIVDSVADLLPTVTQSIPTLDED, translated from the coding sequence ATGGCACACCGCGACGACATCGAATGCTGGCTGACCGACATGGACGGCGTGCTCGTCCATGAGAACGACGCCATTCCCGGGGCCGCCGAGATGCTGGCCGGATGGGAGCAGAACGAGATCCCCTACCTCGTTCTGACCAACAACTCGATCTTCACGGCGCGCGACCTCTCGGCCCGCCTGCGCGCCAGCGGTCTGGTCGTGCCCGAGGAGCGCATCTGGACCTCGGCCCTGGCGACCGCGGACTTCCTCGCGCAGCAGCTGCCCGGCGGCTCGGCGTTCGTGATCGGCGAGGCCGGCATCCTCACGGCGCTGCACGAGGCCGGGTTCATCATGACCGAGACCAACCCCGACTTCGTGGTCGTCGGCGAGACTCGCAACTACTCGTTCGAGGCGATCACCAAGGCGATCCGGCTCATCATCAAGGGCGCGCGCTTCATCGTCACCAACCCCGATGCGACCGGCCCCTCGGCCGACGGCGTGATGCCGGCGACCGGCGCCATCGCCGCCCTCATCACCAAGGCGACGGGCAAAGAGCCGTATGTCGTCGGCAAGCCGAATCCGATGATGTTCCGCTCGGCCCTGAACAAGATCGGAGCGCACTCGAAGAAGACCGGCATGATCGGCGACCGCATGGACACCGACATCATCGCCGGCATCGAGGCGGGCCTGCACACGGTGCTCGTGATGACCGGCATCAGCGACCGCGCCGAGGTCGAGAAGTACCCGTTCCGGCCCGACGAGATCGTCGACTCGGTCGCCGACCTGCTGCCGACCGTCACGCAGTCGATTCCCACGCTCGACGAGGACTGA